A single region of the Thermithiobacillus tepidarius DSM 3134 genome encodes:
- a CDS encoding sigma-54 dependent transcriptional regulator: METPNALSVVSSTPIPERRKMLLLAPFKLSAAPVAEFRASGWDVHVAHDASSAGELIERYGFRVGLASLEQGYSTEIHAQLDSLMTVGGPIKWVALLSPASMQDREICKMVMDHFYDYHTLPLDTPRLLVTLGHAYGMASMAHLVRDRQEAQLGEQEMVGGSPAMLQLFQSIRKMARVDAPVLITGESGTGKELTALAIHERSARARGPFIAVNCGALPANLIHSELFGHEKGAFTGAYQRKVGSIEAAVGGTIFLDEIGDLPLDLQVNLLRFLQEKTITRLGGTESIHVDVRVLAATHVNLEKAVEEGRFREDLYYRLNVLHLGVPALRERREDIPLLAQFFFDKFSREKQKAVKGFSQQALRSMSNYDWPGNVRELINRVRRAMVMSEKRLITPADLGLEGVAAAPRLPTLEEARSAAEKEAIQAVLRFTRNNLSQTARHLGVSRVTLYRLIERYAIEL, translated from the coding sequence ATGGAAACGCCCAATGCCTTGTCCGTTGTTTCGTCCACGCCCATTCCCGAACGCCGCAAAATGTTGCTGCTCGCGCCCTTCAAGCTCTCCGCCGCCCCCGTGGCGGAATTTCGCGCCTCGGGCTGGGACGTGCACGTGGCCCATGATGCGAGCAGCGCCGGCGAACTGATCGAACGGTACGGATTCCGGGTCGGACTGGCCTCTCTCGAACAGGGGTACAGCACGGAGATCCACGCCCAGTTGGACAGCCTCATGACTGTGGGCGGCCCGATCAAGTGGGTTGCCCTGCTGTCGCCGGCAAGCATGCAGGATCGCGAGATCTGCAAGATGGTGATGGATCATTTCTACGATTATCACACGCTGCCGCTGGATACGCCGCGCCTGCTGGTCACCCTGGGGCATGCCTACGGCATGGCCAGCATGGCGCACCTGGTGCGGGACCGCCAAGAGGCCCAGCTTGGCGAGCAGGAGATGGTGGGCGGCAGCCCGGCAATGCTGCAACTCTTTCAGAGCATCCGCAAAATGGCGCGGGTGGACGCCCCGGTGCTGATCACGGGTGAGAGCGGCACCGGCAAGGAGCTGACGGCGCTGGCCATCCACGAACGCTCCGCTCGTGCCCGCGGGCCCTTCATCGCGGTGAACTGCGGCGCGTTGCCGGCCAATCTGATCCATTCCGAGCTGTTCGGCCACGAGAAGGGCGCTTTCACAGGCGCCTATCAGCGCAAGGTCGGCAGTATCGAGGCGGCCGTGGGCGGCACCATCTTCCTCGACGAAATCGGCGACCTGCCCCTCGACCTGCAGGTGAATCTGCTGCGTTTCCTGCAGGAAAAAACCATCACGCGCCTGGGTGGCACCGAGAGCATTCATGTGGATGTGCGGGTCTTGGCCGCTACCCACGTCAATCTGGAAAAAGCGGTGGAAGAGGGGCGCTTCCGCGAAGATTTGTATTACCGCCTCAATGTGCTGCATCTCGGGGTACCTGCATTGCGCGAGCGGCGCGAGGACATCCCGCTGCTGGCCCAGTTTTTCTTCGACAAGTTTTCCCGGGAAAAGCAGAAGGCGGTCAAAGGCTTCAGCCAGCAGGCCCTGCGCAGCATGAGCAACTACGACTGGCCGGGCAATGTCCGTGAGCTGATCAATCGCGTGCGCCGTGCCATGGTGATGAGCGAAAAACGCCTGATCACGCCGGCCGATCTGGGCCTGGAGGGCGTCGCTGCGGCACCGCGCCTGCCGACGCTGGAAGAGGCGCGTTCGGCCGCGGAGAAGGAGGCGATCCAGGCCGTGCTGCGTTTTACCCGCAACAATCTGTCGCAGACCGCCCGCCATCTGGGCGTGTCGCGCGTCACCCTGTACCGGCTGATCGAGAGGTACGCCATCGAGCTTTGA
- a CDS encoding CCA tRNA nucleotidyltransferase, whose product MPASVRALAEAVAGAGGRAYLAGGGVRDQLLGLPVNDWDLEVYGLAEARLEAVIARFGRVKKVGGRFGVYVLQGIELALPQGPGFQVAPDVPPREACRRRDFTVNALLWDPLAGELLDFFGGQADLDRRRLRHTDADTFAEDPLRVLRAARLAGQLRFRIHPDTARLCRELAPDLVRVPWERVGKELAAWLLRGQEPAWTLDALVLTGAQALFPELQALQGCPQRPDAHPEGDVWIHTGRVLNAAAALRKGEKGRDLALMLGALLHDLGKIDMTRRDARGCWRAIGHEEAGVARATLFLQRWFPSPALQRQVLGLIRWHGGVAALHRDGAKAGAYQRLALRVPDPALLLDLAQADAAGAGKAEYPAVLHARAQWERMGLLQGRPAPWITGDDLAALGLVAGPGFRRWLELAFRMQLSGRFADREQVLARLTRLVERLGAAAESDRS is encoded by the coding sequence GTGCCGGCGTCCGTACGGGCGCTGGCCGAGGCGGTGGCGGGCGCCGGCGGGCGTGCCTACCTGGCCGGCGGCGGTGTGCGCGACCAGTTGCTGGGGCTGCCCGTCAACGACTGGGACCTGGAGGTCTACGGCTTGGCGGAGGCGCGGCTGGAGGCCGTCATCGCCCGTTTCGGGCGGGTCAAGAAGGTGGGCGGGCGATTCGGCGTCTACGTCCTGCAAGGCATCGAACTGGCCTTGCCGCAGGGACCCGGCTTCCAGGTAGCGCCCGATGTGCCGCCCCGCGAAGCCTGCCGCCGGCGGGATTTCACCGTCAACGCCCTGTTGTGGGATCCGCTGGCCGGTGAGCTGCTGGATTTTTTCGGCGGGCAGGCCGATCTGGACCGCCGCCGGCTGCGGCACACGGATGCCGACACCTTTGCCGAAGACCCGCTGCGCGTGCTGCGGGCGGCGCGGCTGGCCGGGCAGCTGCGCTTTCGCATCCACCCGGACACGGCGCGCCTGTGCCGGGAGCTGGCGCCCGACTTGGTCCGGGTGCCCTGGGAGCGGGTCGGCAAGGAACTGGCGGCCTGGCTCCTGCGCGGCCAGGAGCCGGCCTGGACCCTGGATGCCCTGGTCCTGACCGGCGCCCAGGCGCTGTTCCCCGAGCTGCAGGCGCTGCAGGGCTGTCCGCAGCGGCCGGATGCCCATCCCGAAGGCGACGTCTGGATCCATACGGGCCGCGTGCTGAACGCGGCGGCGGCATTGCGCAAGGGGGAAAAGGGCAGGGATCTGGCGCTGATGCTCGGTGCCCTCCTGCATGATCTGGGCAAGATTGATATGACGCGCCGCGATGCGCGGGGATGCTGGCGGGCCATCGGGCATGAAGAGGCCGGCGTGGCACGGGCCACCCTGTTCCTGCAGCGCTGGTTTCCTTCACCCGCCCTGCAACGGCAGGTTCTGGGGCTCATCCGCTGGCACGGCGGCGTTGCGGCCCTGCATCGGGACGGCGCCAAGGCCGGTGCCTACCAGCGCTTGGCGCTGCGGGTGCCCGATCCCGCCTTGCTGCTGGATTTGGCGCAGGCGGATGCGGCGGGCGCCGGCAAGGCGGAGTATCCGGCCGTGCTCCATGCGCGCGCGCAGTGGGAGCGCATGGGCCTGCTGCAAGGGCGCCCGGCCCCCTGGATTACGGGTGACGATCTGGCCGCCTTGGGACTGGTTGCCGGGCCGGGCTTCCGGCGCTGGCTCGAGTTGGCCTTCCGGATGCAGCTTTCCGGCCGTTTTGCCGACAGGGAGCAGGTGTTGGCGCGACTGACCCGGCTCGTGGAGAGGCTGGGCGCGGCTGCGGAGTCCGACAGGAGCTGA
- a CDS encoding DUF2905 domain-containing protein has product MAKWFVTLGVLLVLLGLLWPLLSRLGLGHLPGDIRIERPGMVFYFPITTSLLISIVLTLILWLLRR; this is encoded by the coding sequence ATGGCGAAGTGGTTCGTGACCCTGGGGGTTCTCCTGGTGCTGCTGGGTTTGCTGTGGCCCTTGCTCAGCCGGCTGGGGCTCGGCCATCTGCCCGGCGATATCCGCATCGAGAGGCCGGGCATGGTCTTTTACTTTCCCATCACCACCAGTCTGCTCATCAGCATCGTGCTCACCCTGATCCTATGGCTGCTGCGGCGCTGA
- a CDS encoding AMP-dependent synthetase/ligase: MDVNLSTISSLAAGLFQRLERWPERTAALRPTAEGYAPIRGREMASEVRRWARGLLALGVRPGDRVAIMAGNSPEWAMLDFAVLSVGAVTVPIYPTYGLTETLFVLEDSGASLMLVDGRMQLEALRDTAPGCLPEGRLYVRDPADAQRAGLPSWEALKDLGERINPELVDARLAAVGREDLATLVYTSGTSGWPKGVMLSHGNILANIEGFLRVVPLLPSDRVLSFLPLSHVFERGTGHFGAYLAGLEVAYAERPDTIIRDLTRARPTILISVPRLFQVLYARLLRDVAGKKGPLGFVLRRGLGLDIGGLVTGQGKGASRWLALHLLRLALHRRLGGRLRFFVSGGAPLPVEIGRFFLELGLPIVEGYGMTEASPVISANPPGKVRPGTVGPVLPNLELRFGEDGEILVRGPSVMRGYWKNEPATREALAGGWLHTGDVGRLDEAGYLVITDRKKELIVNSGGENVAPQKIEMRLATHPLINQAVVFGDRRPYLVALIHPNSERLQETLKPNPSAEEVQSAVRQAVQWALKDLPAYEQVRKFLLLDKPLTQEGGELTPTLKVKRRVLWERFGAAIDALYDGKEA; encoded by the coding sequence ATGGATGTGAATCTGTCCACCATTTCCAGCCTGGCTGCCGGCCTCTTTCAGCGTCTGGAGCGCTGGCCCGAGCGGACCGCCGCCTTGCGGCCCACGGCCGAGGGCTATGCGCCCATCCGCGGGCGCGAGATGGCGAGCGAGGTACGCCGGTGGGCGCGCGGGCTGCTGGCTCTGGGGGTGCGCCCGGGAGACCGGGTGGCCATCATGGCGGGCAATTCGCCCGAGTGGGCCATGCTGGATTTCGCCGTTCTGTCCGTCGGCGCCGTCACCGTGCCCATTTACCCCACCTATGGCCTCACGGAAACCCTTTTCGTGCTGGAGGACAGCGGCGCCAGCCTGATGCTGGTGGATGGGCGGATGCAGCTCGAGGCCTTGCGGGACACGGCGCCGGGCTGCCTGCCGGAAGGGCGCCTGTACGTGCGCGATCCTGCCGATGCCCAACGGGCCGGCCTGCCGAGCTGGGAAGCGCTGAAGGACCTCGGCGAGCGGATCAATCCCGAACTGGTGGATGCCCGGCTGGCGGCGGTCGGCCGCGAGGACCTGGCGACCCTGGTCTATACCTCCGGCACTTCGGGCTGGCCCAAGGGCGTGATGCTGAGTCACGGCAACATCCTGGCCAACATCGAGGGTTTTCTGCGGGTGGTCCCTCTATTGCCCAGTGACCGGGTGCTGTCCTTCCTGCCCCTGTCCCATGTCTTCGAGCGTGGCACCGGCCACTTCGGCGCCTACCTGGCCGGCCTGGAGGTGGCCTATGCGGAGCGTCCGGATACCATCATCCGCGATCTGACCCGGGCGCGCCCCACCATCCTGATTTCAGTGCCGCGCCTGTTTCAGGTGCTGTATGCCCGGCTGTTGCGCGACGTGGCGGGCAAGAAGGGGCCGCTGGGCTTCGTGCTGCGCCGCGGGCTGGGGCTGGACATCGGCGGCCTGGTGACAGGGCAGGGCAAGGGCGCCAGCCGCTGGCTCGCGCTGCATCTGCTGCGCCTGGCGCTGCACCGGCGTCTGGGCGGCCGCCTGCGCTTTTTCGTATCCGGCGGCGCGCCGCTGCCGGTGGAAATCGGCCGCTTCTTCCTGGAGCTCGGTCTGCCGATCGTGGAGGGCTACGGCATGACCGAGGCAAGCCCGGTGATCTCGGCCAACCCGCCGGGCAAGGTGCGGCCCGGCACTGTCGGACCGGTGCTGCCCAATCTGGAGCTGCGCTTCGGCGAGGACGGCGAGATCCTGGTGCGCGGCCCCTCGGTCATGCGCGGCTACTGGAAAAACGAGCCGGCGACCCGCGAAGCACTGGCCGGCGGCTGGCTGCACACGGGAGACGTGGGCCGCCTGGACGAGGCGGGCTATCTGGTGATCACCGACCGCAAGAAGGAGCTCATCGTCAACTCCGGCGGCGAGAACGTGGCGCCTCAGAAGATCGAAATGCGCTTGGCCACCCATCCCCTCATCAACCAGGCGGTGGTTTTCGGGGATCGCCGCCCCTACCTGGTGGCTCTCATCCATCCCAACAGCGAAAGGCTGCAGGAAACCCTCAAGCCGAATCCCTCCGCCGAAGAGGTGCAGAGCGCGGTGCGCCAGGCGGTGCAATGGGCCTTGAAGGATCTGCCGGCCTATGAGCAGGTCCGCAAGTTCCTGCTGCTCGACAAGCCGTTGACCCAGGAGGGCGGCGAGCTCACCCCGACCCTGAAGGTGAAGCGCCGGGTGCTGTGGGAGCGCTTTGGCGCCGCCATCGACGCCCTCTACGACGGCAAGGAGGCCTAG
- a CDS encoding glutathione S-transferase N-terminal domain-containing protein — MTLYSSGLCPYAQRVRIVLEEKAMEHQVIEVDLANKPEDLEDLNPYGQVPTLVDRELVIYESSIINEYLDERFPHPPLMPVDPVSRAKARLLILRIDRDWFMPLFSTPQPSEKIKQLVRDGLTAISPLFNSQRFLMGDEFSLVDCAVAPLLWRLPHLGIELPASAKPILNYMERVFARDSFQRSLTMAERDLRG; from the coding sequence ATGACATTGTATTCCTCCGGCCTCTGCCCCTACGCCCAGCGGGTGCGCATCGTCCTCGAAGAAAAGGCCATGGAGCATCAGGTCATCGAGGTGGATCTGGCGAACAAGCCCGAGGATCTGGAGGACCTGAATCCCTACGGGCAGGTGCCTACCCTGGTCGACCGCGAACTGGTGATCTACGAGTCCAGCATCATCAACGAATACCTGGACGAGCGCTTTCCCCATCCGCCGCTGATGCCCGTGGATCCTGTCTCCCGGGCCAAGGCGCGCCTGCTCATCCTGCGCATCGACCGCGACTGGTTCATGCCGCTTTTTTCCACGCCGCAGCCTTCTGAAAAGATCAAGCAGCTCGTGCGGGACGGCCTCACCGCCATCTCGCCCTTGTTCAATTCCCAGCGTTTCCTGATGGGCGACGAGTTCTCCCTGGTTGACTGCGCCGTCGCGCCGCTGCTGTGGCGCCTGCCGCACCTGGGCATCGAGCTGCCGGCCAGCGCCAAGCCGATCCTCAACTACATGGAGCGGGTCTTCGCGCGCGACAGCTTCCAGCGCAGCCTGACCATGGCCGAACGCGACCTGCGGGGCTGA
- a CDS encoding cytochrome c1: MKKLITILLMGVMWLPALGRASEAAVKLDHPEYTFDRETIQRGAKIFAEYCFTCHSVKYMRYNRLVADLGMPESVVKQEIMRPDGAKINGNMTVTMSHDDAAAWFGKAPPDLSLEARARGVDWIYTYLRSFYRDNGRPTGWNNHVFPMVAMPNVLAPLQGEKDANGKVIQAGSMTPQQFDKTVADLTAFLQYVSDPSELKRQSMGPYVLGFLLIFTILAYLLKREYWRDVH; encoded by the coding sequence ATGAAAAAGCTAATAACGATTCTGTTGATGGGAGTGATGTGGCTGCCTGCCCTGGGGCGGGCGAGCGAAGCGGCGGTCAAGCTGGACCATCCGGAGTACACCTTCGACCGGGAGACTATCCAGCGCGGCGCCAAGATCTTCGCCGAGTACTGCTTCACCTGCCACAGCGTGAAATACATGCGCTACAACCGGCTGGTCGCCGACCTGGGCATGCCCGAGTCGGTGGTCAAGCAGGAGATCATGCGTCCCGATGGAGCCAAGATCAACGGCAACATGACCGTGACCATGTCGCATGATGATGCCGCCGCCTGGTTCGGCAAGGCGCCGCCGGATCTGAGCCTGGAGGCGCGGGCTCGCGGCGTGGACTGGATCTATACCTATCTGCGCAGCTTCTATCGCGACAACGGCCGTCCCACGGGCTGGAACAACCATGTCTTCCCCATGGTGGCCATGCCCAATGTCCTGGCTCCGCTGCAGGGCGAGAAGGACGCGAACGGCAAGGTGATCCAGGCGGGCAGCATGACGCCGCAGCAGTTCGACAAGACGGTGGCCGACCTGACTGCCTTCCTGCAGTACGTCAGCGATCCCTCCGAGCTGAAGCGGCAATCCATGGGGCCGTACGTGCTCGGCTTCCTGCTGATCTTCACCATCCTGGCTTATCTGCTGAAGCGCGAGTACTGGCGCGACGTGCACTAG
- a CDS encoding cytochrome b: MKWIDERFPLTSSIKAHMTEYYAPKNFNIWYYFGSLAMLVLVIQILSGIFLTMNYKPDAAKAFDSIQYIMYDVDYGWLMRYLHSTGASMFFVVVYLHMMRGLMYGSFKKPRELIWIFGMLIYVVLMAEAFLGYVLPFGNMSLWGAQVIISLFGAIPGIGEPLAEWIRGGPVVADPTVNRFLALHVVAVPLVLIGLIVAHLIALHEVGSNNPDGVEIKKNKGADGHPVDGIPFHPYYTVKDIFGVGVFLIVFAAIIFYAPTMGGVFLEHDNYFPADPVQTPPEIKPLWYLTPFYAMLRAVPDKLMGVIVMALSLLILFFMPWLDRSPVKSVRHRPIYRIMLIVFAITFVVLGYLGMNPPSPTYTMLARVFTVIYFLFFLALPFVSKIERTKPVPERVTM, translated from the coding sequence ATGAAATGGATTGATGAGCGCTTCCCGCTCACCAGCTCGATAAAGGCGCACATGACGGAATACTATGCGCCGAAAAACTTCAATATCTGGTACTACTTCGGCTCTCTGGCCATGCTGGTGCTGGTCATTCAGATCCTGTCGGGCATCTTTCTGACCATGAACTACAAGCCGGATGCCGCCAAGGCCTTCGATTCCATCCAGTACATCATGTACGACGTGGATTACGGCTGGCTGATGCGCTATCTCCACTCCACCGGCGCCTCCATGTTCTTCGTGGTGGTCTACCTGCACATGATGCGCGGCCTCATGTACGGTTCCTTCAAGAAGCCCCGTGAGCTGATCTGGATCTTCGGCATGCTCATCTACGTGGTGCTGATGGCCGAAGCCTTCCTCGGCTACGTGCTGCCCTTCGGCAACATGTCCCTGTGGGGCGCCCAGGTGATCATCTCGCTGTTCGGCGCCATTCCCGGCATCGGCGAGCCCCTGGCCGAGTGGATCCGCGGCGGCCCCGTGGTGGCGGACCCCACCGTCAACCGCTTCCTGGCGCTGCACGTGGTGGCTGTGCCCCTGGTCCTGATCGGCCTGATCGTGGCCCACCTCATTGCCCTGCATGAAGTCGGCTCCAACAACCCCGACGGCGTGGAGATCAAGAAGAACAAGGGCGCGGACGGCCATCCGGTGGACGGCATTCCCTTCCATCCCTATTACACCGTCAAGGACATCTTCGGCGTCGGCGTGTTCCTGATCGTATTCGCCGCCATCATCTTCTACGCGCCGACCATGGGCGGTGTCTTCCTGGAGCACGACAACTACTTCCCGGCCGACCCGGTGCAGACGCCGCCGGAGATCAAGCCCCTGTGGTATCTGACGCCCTTCTACGCGATGCTGCGTGCGGTGCCGGACAAGCTGATGGGCGTGATCGTGATGGCGCTGTCGCTGCTCATCCTGTTCTTCATGCCCTGGCTCGACCGCTCCCCGGTCAAGTCGGTTCGTCACCGGCCGATCTACCGGATCATGCTCATCGTCTTCGCCATCACCTTCGTGGTGCTGGGCTACCTGGGCATGAATCCGCCGTCGCCCACCTATACCATGTTGGCGCGGGTGTTTACGGTCATTTACTTCCTCTTCTTCCTGGCGCTGCCGTTCGTGAGCAAGATCGAGCGCACCAAACCGGTTCCTGAAAGGGTGACGATGTGA
- the petA gene encoding ubiquinol-cytochrome c reductase iron-sulfur subunit, whose product MSEQGVDKGKRRFLTAATTVVGAVGAGFVAVPFIKNMSPSEAVKAAATTEADISKMDPGMQLTVLWQGKPVAIVRRTPEMLATLDKVAGELADPNSSDSVQPAYAKNKYRSRKPEYLVMLSICTHLGCVPLYKPKPGEVTPDWQGGYFCPCHGSKYDLAGRVFKNVPAPRNMDIPPYALFDGDKKVLIGKDQA is encoded by the coding sequence ATGAGTGAGCAAGGCGTTGATAAGGGTAAACGGCGCTTTCTGACTGCTGCAACGACAGTGGTGGGCGCGGTGGGCGCCGGCTTTGTGGCGGTGCCGTTTATCAAGAACATGAGCCCCAGCGAGGCGGTGAAGGCGGCCGCCACGACTGAGGCGGATATCAGCAAGATGGATCCAGGGATGCAGCTGACGGTGCTGTGGCAAGGGAAACCCGTGGCGATCGTGCGGCGCACGCCCGAGATGCTGGCGACCCTGGACAAGGTGGCCGGCGAGCTGGCCGATCCCAATTCCAGCGATTCGGTGCAGCCGGCTTACGCCAAAAACAAATACCGCTCCCGCAAGCCCGAGTATCTGGTGATGCTGAGCATCTGCACCCATCTGGGCTGCGTGCCGCTCTACAAGCCCAAGCCGGGCGAAGTGACCCCGGATTGGCAGGGGGGCTATTTCTGTCCTTGCCATGGTTCCAAGTACGACCTGGCCGGCCGCGTGTTCAAGAACGTGCCTGCGCCGCGCAACATGGATATTCCGCCCTATGCCCTTTTTGACGGCGACAAAAAGGTGCTCATTGGCAAAGACCAGGCATAA
- a CDS encoding Do family serine endopeptidase, with protein sequence MRTRLTSLFLTAGIIGLAGALLIYILKPALLSRILPPNQVIMQVASNKESQRVARHPLVSFAEAVQYAAPAVVNIASTKVVAVDAHPFLNDPTFRQFFGDNVPSIPRRQMERSLGSGVLVSADGYILTNAHVVAAAQEIEVGLHDGRTAKGRLVGSDPESDLAVLKVDLGNLPHIVLGHSRNIQVGDVVLAIGNPFAVGQTVTMGIVSALGRSQLGINAFEDFIQTDAAINPGNSGGALVDTHGNLVGINTAIFSREGGGSLGIGFAIPVDLAARVMKQLIETGHVTRGWLGVGAQDLDPALASSFGLAAGSGALVTAILPESPAAQAQLQPGDVIVEIDGKPLRDAKELLNRIADYKPGSKITLTIVRQGNKMQKAIRVGVRPPPPPIAEVPSEALPLPPAPPQ encoded by the coding sequence ATGCGCACACGCCTGACCTCCTTGTTTCTGACCGCCGGCATCATTGGTCTGGCAGGCGCCCTGCTCATCTACATTCTCAAGCCCGCCCTGCTGTCGCGCATCCTGCCCCCCAATCAGGTGATCATGCAGGTCGCCAGCAACAAGGAAAGCCAGCGCGTTGCGCGCCACCCCCTGGTCAGCTTCGCCGAGGCCGTGCAATATGCCGCCCCGGCCGTGGTCAACATCGCCTCCACCAAGGTGGTGGCCGTGGATGCCCACCCGTTTCTCAACGATCCCACTTTCCGGCAGTTCTTCGGCGACAACGTGCCCAGCATCCCGCGCCGGCAGATGGAGCGCAGCCTGGGCTCGGGCGTGCTGGTCAGCGCTGACGGCTATATCCTGACCAATGCCCACGTGGTGGCGGCGGCTCAGGAGATCGAAGTCGGCCTGCACGACGGCCGCACCGCCAAGGGCAGGCTGGTGGGCAGCGATCCGGAAAGCGATCTGGCAGTCCTCAAGGTGGACCTGGGCAACCTGCCCCACATCGTGCTGGGACATTCGCGCAACATCCAGGTGGGCGACGTGGTGCTGGCCATCGGCAACCCCTTTGCCGTGGGCCAGACCGTGACCATGGGCATCGTCAGCGCGCTGGGGCGCTCGCAATTGGGGATCAACGCCTTCGAGGACTTCATCCAGACCGACGCGGCCATCAATCCCGGCAACTCGGGCGGGGCCCTGGTGGATACGCACGGCAATCTGGTGGGCATCAACACGGCCATCTTCAGCCGCGAAGGCGGCGGCTCGCTGGGCATCGGCTTTGCCATTCCCGTGGATCTGGCCGCGCGCGTGATGAAGCAGTTGATCGAAACCGGACACGTGACCCGCGGCTGGCTGGGCGTGGGCGCCCAGGATCTCGATCCCGCACTCGCCAGTTCCTTCGGGCTAGCTGCGGGAAGCGGCGCCCTGGTCACCGCCATCCTGCCGGAAAGCCCCGCCGCACAGGCACAGTTGCAGCCGGGCGACGTGATCGTGGAGATCGACGGCAAGCCGCTGCGCGATGCCAAGGAACTGCTCAACCGCATTGCCGATTACAAGCCGGGCAGCAAGATCACCTTGACCATCGTGCGTCAGGGCAACAAGATGCAAAAAGCCATCCGGGTAGGCGTGCGCCCCCCGCCGCCGCCCATCGCCGAAGTGCCCAGCGAAGCGCTGCCGCTGCCCCCGGCGCCGCCACAATAA
- the tatC gene encoding twin-arginine translocase subunit TatC: protein MSDPADQQAENTFIGHLLELRSRLVRSVLALLAGFAVAYPFSRQIYAFLAAPLTAVLPPDSKLIFTSLPEVFLTYVKLSMLAGFFFALPVILYQFWAFVAPGLYQHERRLFFPMLFASVALFFGGAAFAYYLVFPAAFHFFISFAGGDITAMPAVRDYLSLAITFMLAFGAAFQIPVLTVVLAKIGVVSVATLKRSRRYVLLGCFIVAAVVTPPDVLSQFMLAVPMYLLFELGLVFVGMTSRTAETAAGAAAPEAEGEASASGPVDMDQALDDAERELSALNEQEPPSSTSKGER from the coding sequence ATGAGCGACCCTGCGGATCAGCAAGCGGAAAACACCTTCATCGGCCACTTGCTGGAATTGCGCAGCCGACTGGTCAGGTCCGTGCTGGCCCTGCTGGCCGGCTTTGCCGTTGCCTATCCCTTTTCCCGGCAGATCTACGCCTTTCTGGCGGCGCCGCTGACGGCGGTCCTGCCGCCCGACAGCAAGCTGATTTTCACCAGCCTGCCGGAAGTCTTCCTCACCTACGTGAAGCTGTCCATGCTGGCCGGCTTCTTCTTCGCCCTGCCGGTCATCCTGTATCAGTTCTGGGCCTTCGTGGCGCCGGGGCTGTACCAGCACGAGCGGCGCCTGTTCTTCCCCATGCTCTTTGCCTCGGTAGCGCTTTTTTTCGGGGGCGCGGCCTTCGCCTATTACCTGGTCTTCCCGGCGGCCTTCCATTTCTTCATCAGTTTCGCCGGCGGCGACATTACCGCCATGCCCGCGGTGCGGGATTACCTGAGCTTGGCCATCACCTTCATGCTGGCCTTCGGCGCGGCCTTCCAGATTCCGGTGCTCACCGTGGTGTTGGCCAAGATCGGCGTGGTGTCCGTGGCGACCCTCAAGCGCAGCCGGCGTTACGTGCTGCTGGGCTGCTTCATCGTGGCGGCCGTGGTGACGCCGCCCGATGTGCTGTCCCAGTTCATGTTGGCGGTGCCCATGTACTTGCTGTTTGAGCTGGGGCTGGTTTTTGTCGGGATGACGAGCCGGACGGCGGAAACAGCGGCGGGTGCGGCGGCGCCGGAAGCGGAAGGGGAGGCATCTGCATCGGGCCCGGTGGACATGGACCAGGCCTTGGATGACGCGGAGCGTGAGTTGTCCGCCTTGAACGAGCAGGAGCCGCCGTCATCCACTTCCAAGGGAGAGCGCTAG
- the tatB gene encoding Sec-independent protein translocase protein TatB, translated as MFNIGFSEMLVIGIIALIVVGPDKLPELARTVGRWVGAARRMVADVKAEVDEQLLLDEIARRNREIMEMDALGINKKPAENQASVPSGTAAGGEPAPGGPAAGNPGAAPAGAEAVPPEPGTAQPPRQTLH; from the coding sequence ATGTTCAACATCGGTTTCAGCGAAATGCTGGTGATCGGCATTATCGCGCTGATCGTCGTCGGCCCGGACAAATTGCCGGAGCTGGCGCGCACCGTGGGTCGGTGGGTGGGCGCGGCACGGCGCATGGTCGCCGATGTGAAGGCCGAGGTCGACGAGCAGTTGCTGCTGGACGAGATCGCCCGCCGCAACCGCGAGATCATGGAGATGGACGCCCTGGGCATCAACAAGAAACCCGCTGAGAACCAGGCCAGCGTGCCGAGCGGCACGGCGGCAGGAGGCGAGCCCGCTCCCGGAGGGCCCGCGGCTGGGAACCCGGGTGCCGCCCCGGCAGGGGCGGAGGCGGTGCCGCCCGAGCCGGGGACTGCGCAGCCGCCCCGCCAGACCTTGCATTAG
- the tatA gene encoding twin-arginine translocase TatA/TatE family subunit: MGTFSIWHLLVVLLIALVIFGAGKVRNIGGDLGAAIKNFRSAVKEEEETAPASSKGIPDGGRTLEAEVKHEETVKR; the protein is encoded by the coding sequence ATGGGTACCTTCAGCATCTGGCATTTGCTCGTCGTCCTGCTCATCGCCCTGGTGATCTTCGGCGCGGGCAAGGTGCGCAACATTGGTGGCGATCTGGGCGCCGCGATCAAAAACTTCCGCAGCGCGGTCAAGGAAGAGGAAGAGACCGCCCCGGCGAGCAGCAAGGGCATCCCGGACGGCGGGCGCACCCTGGAAGCCGAGGTGAAGCACGAAGAAACGGTGAAGCGCTGA